CGAGACGTCTAACTACAGAATgactctgttttctttcactttacTCTATTACTGTTTGATTCTGTTCTGCAACATCTgcctcatcaccatcattatacTGGATGAAAACCTGCATGAACCTATGTATGTGTTATTGTGCAGCCTTTTCATTAATGGACTTTATGGGACCACAGGTTTCTACCCCAAGTTTCTTTTAGATCTACTCTCGTCTTCTGCAGAAATCTCATATGAAGGCTGTCTTTTGCAGGCGTTCATCATGTACTCGTTCGCTTGCTGTGACTTGTCTATTCTGGCAGTTATGGCGTACGACAGGTATCTGGCCATATGTCGACCACTGCATTATCGCTCTCTGATGTCTAAGAGGAGGCTCGCTCAGCTGGTTTGTTTCTCCTGGTTAACGCCCTTCTGTATTTTCTCCATCAGTATTATACTGACATCTACAGTCAAGTTATGTGGTTCGAGAATTCAGAAAATCTTTTGTGTGAACTGGCTCATTTACAAACTCGCTTGCAGTGACTCTAACACTGTTTGGAACAATATTGTCTCGTATGTAACCATTATAGTTTATGTGCTGCATGGTGTTTTCATAGTGTGGACCTACATGCATCTGGTCAAAAAGAGTGTGAGGTCTAAAGATGACAGGGTGAAGTTCATGCAGACATGTGTGCCCCATTTAATTTCCTTATCAACGTTCCTTGTGATCATCGTGTTTGATTTGATGTACTCACGGTTTGGCTCCACAGATTTGCCACAGGGCCTTCAAAACTTCATCGCTACAGAATTTCTCATTATTCCTCCGCTCATGAATCCTCTCATATATGGATTCAAACTCACCAAAATACGGAACAGAATTTTGTACATCGTTCATTCTGGAAGAAAGTGACTTCTTCCTCTCTGATTGAGATTTTTGCATttagatgtgtgttttttcatgttgtaGCTTGTTTAACATGATTAATTCATACTGTAGAATAATTAAGAAGAACATCGAACCTCTGATTTTCTTCCAATTTGTTGAATTTAATAGATGTTTCTGGTTTTGCCTGTGTATAAAATTCAAATAGTGCATTTACTGAAGTGATACATCACCTCTGTCACGCATTAATGTGATATCAGAAGATTCTCTGTAACATAAAGATACGGTTTAACTATTAGACGGTTTAACATAAAGGTTTTTGCCTCACATAAtaattaatcataataaaattGCACATGGAATTTTTCCTCTGCTTGAAACATCAcctttttgtttatattattgtgCATGTTAGAGcaggaaaacatgaatatttcaaaaatgtcagCACATGTGTCTTCCTGGAGAAACTATAAAGTagccattatttaaaaatataaaatatttcacatgttACTTTTGGTGAAAAATACAGTCTTTTGCAAAAACCTAGAACCACTGCAATTGCCCAGGATTGTTTAGAGAGAGAAGTTGCCATGAACACGAGTGagtgaaatagtttttttacaCAGAGAGATACTTGGATGTTGTGAGTtaaataatctgtatttatattgtgtttctctcgtcttgatgaccactcagagCTGCTTTACTATTTAAAATgctgccattcactcattcatcatcacATCTTTCATACCTCTGCTGACACGCGGGGGGGTTAAGTGTCAGGCTGAAAATATCGTCaacattttgccacatttttaatgttaactTTTTCCACATTCACAGCAATATTTGTTAACTTGTACATATATTAAGTAGttcaaatattaaatgttacacctaaatgttaaatactaaagcaacaacaacaaattgcATTGGACatgtctggtttatttatttcctttggGGGAAAAGAGCCAACTCTCAGCTGTTGTGATGTTGTTATCAAAGCTCTTATTAAGAGGAGAGTCACAGCAGAGAGGACAGTTCACTACAAAGAGCAAACATTGAACCTGTTTCCGTGTACATGTTGTTCTGATGTTGGTTCCAAACATCTTCAGCACATTTGGAACACTCTTACAGATGCTGTGATACAGCTGAATTTGTGCTGAGGGAGATTTGTGAATATGGATAATGTTTCGTTTGTGAGAGTTTTAACTCTGTCAGGCTTCAACGAGACGTCTAACTACAGAATgactctgttttctttcactttacTCTATTACTGTTTGATTCTGTTCTGCAACATCTgcctcatcaccatcattatacTGGATGAAAACCTGCATGAACCTATGTATGTGTTATTGTGCAGCTTTTTCATTAATGGACTTTATGGGACCACAGGTTTCTACCCCAAGTTTCTTTTAGATCTACTCTCGTCTCCTGCAGAAATCTCATATGAAGGCTGTCTTTTGCAGGCGTTCATCATGTACTCGTTCGCCTGCTGTGACTTGTCTATTCTGGCAGTTATGGCCTACGACAGGTATCTGGCCATATGTCGACCACTGCACTATCGCTCTCTGATGTCTAAGAGGAGGCTCGCTCTGCTGGTTTGTTTCTCCTGGTTAACGCCGCTCTCTGTGTTTGCCATCAACGTTCTGCTCTCGTCCAGGCTGAAGTTATGTGGCTCAAACCTGCACAAAGTCTTCTGTGTGAACTGGGTAATCGTTCAACTCGCCTGTTCGGACGCCGACACGGTGCCAAACAGTTTGGTTTCATATGTCATCATAATAGTTTATGTGCTGCACGGTGTTTTCATAGTGTGGACCTACATGCATCTGGTCAAAAAGAGTGTGAGGTCTAAAGATGACAGGGTGAAGTTCATGCAGACATGTGTGCCCCATTTAATTTCCTTATCAACGTTCCTTGTGATCATCGTGTTTGATTTGATGTACATGCGTTTCGGCTCCACAGATTTGCCACAGGGCCTTCAAAACTTCATCGCGATAGAATTTCTCCTCATTCCGCCGCTCATGAATCCTCTCATATATGGATTCAAACTCACCAAAATACGGAACAGAATTTTGTACATCATTCATTCTGGAAGAAAGTGACTTTGTCTCAtccaccactttattaggtacaaataACACCAAATGAATTGGTCAGCGAGTGTATATAATTTCTATCAATTCACcctgattaaatatttatctaAAATGACTGGTACACACCAGAGACTGTaccatttaactttttttagtTCATTTAGAATAGacttgtgtttcattgttttaagGGAATTTAGAAAAAGCCCTTAGTCTGGcccagttttgttttattgctttgaTTAACTTGTCTGGTCTGTCCTCACTGTTCACACAACTGTTATGTTAATTCACTTTAATCATACTTTAAAACTGATGTTCTTTGTACATGTACTTGGCTTCATTATTTGATTATATTGTGTGCAaactcatgttttgtttgtatttgtactttttattaacccttagaacacagagcattacggctgcttttttccattattaagtttaaacgtacagtatatagatgttataagaatgtgcaatatagagtgtcttatatctttttttttaaccacaacctaggcaatctgatgaaaaaaaaaaaggtttattttcacCAACCATATGAGCAAAAAGTAGTGaagaatgtttaaaatgaacttgtgaaatttggaaatatgtcacagttcaaagttcacttggcttccTTCCTACTATGCACCTTTATCATGAATATAATAACAGCTGTTTAGTTTCCAGGAACTTTGAGAGATATTTCAGTAATAAGTTTCGGACACAAAAGCAAGAGCCACACTCTTCTCAGCTTCCTCAGAAAGCTTTATTCAGATTCAGTTAATGCCACAGCTGTTGCGTTGCCAGTCTTCAAGAGTCCCTGAGTCAGATTTAACTCGATTCAGTGACTGTGCAATAATGCACATCatgcagaaaaagaaagggtCACGGCGACAGTAAGAAACCATGACGAATAACAAAGTCTGAAAAATGCTTTGTTACTGTAGCATCATTTGTGGTACGGCCTTCAGTCTGGCTTTAATTACAAGGGAGGCGTCGCTGAAGGTATTTACAGCTTCACACCGGACGGATGAGACGGTGTCGACTTGAAACGGATCCTTTTGTCAAGTGCAGACATGAGAGCAGTTCAGTTTACGCGTCACTCTGCAGCTTTGCATCAGCGGTTCATTTGGTTCTAGCCTGAATGCATGTTCCCGTCGTCCATAAAGAGCTATTGCAAAAGAACAGAAGAGTGTCTCTGCCATTATTTCTAAAATCCAAcatcaatgaatgaatgcatcATTTACATCATGTACACGATTATACAGTCGCTCCCGTGGAAATCTGTGGGGAAAGTGATTTGTGTCATTCAAAAGGTCTTCTGCAAAACAGCTAGGTACATTCTCTAAAAGTGAAGTTGACATTCATCATTTAAGTTATGTACATGTCACACTTGtgacttctttttgttttatctaaATGGGAAACATGTGGCTGCGTTGTGATGAGAGGAGGATGGATGCAAGAAAAATGGCTgctgatgaagaagaaacaacatgGAAGGTGGAAAACGTgtcctgttttgtgtgttttcagcttcaGCTGCCCCCGTTATTGTGCTGCGATACTTTCCTTTTAtcccaaaaacagagaaactcacacaaatccaaataaatcaaaggaGTAAACGTTGTTTTTGTGATGAAATCCTTTAATAACCTCAAAAAAAAGTGGATGCAGTGTTAGGTTTTTTTGATTCCAGTACATTTGGGTGTAGTCGGGCGCAGTTTGTATGACCAGAAtttaaggaaaaataaatctcttaatgaatgaaaaacagagCTGAGATCCTAAAGCTTTTCACAAGTATTTGAGATACTGCAACTCCAAatggttttttttcattaagtaCAAACATGACTTTATCCATTCTCAGTTtgctttattatttctttagGTTAAGACGTAAGAACAAGTCACGTTCTGCTATACTGGAGGACATCCTTCACTACAACAGGGGGCTCAGTTAGCGTCTACATGTTCACACAAGAAAATGAAGCAGCACTGTCTATTAAGGCTTTGCATGAAATCTGTCTCGATTTGAGAAAACTCTATAGAAAGTACACAACGTACAAGTGCCTTCTGCTGAGGAGTGAtgatccaaaacaaaacatgaaataaaagaatgaagcgacaaaacaaaaaatgtgattaacacTACATGTGTGGCACAGAgggcagaggggaggagagagcaggacaCTAAGTAATCCAGTGCCTCGCtaccattgtttgttttctgggaCTAGGAAACGTAACCAGAGATGGATCTACTcgtgtacagcagcagcagcagtgaatgtcagagacaaaacatccagcaggaaatgaataaaactaaagttacaaaaacaacacacgtTTAGCAGATTAATGttggctttaaaataataattatctcCCGTAACTGAACCTTTCTGATATAGGAGGAAAAGATGGTGTTGAAACATAACggaggttaaaaaagaaaaagaaaaaaggactgGAAGTGAAGCGACCCCTTAGCCTGAGGTCGATTGAAGGCAAAGGTTAAAACACTACAACAGTCCATCGtaggaaagcaaaaaaaatatgcaaacagCTGTGAGGCTACATGGAGACAGTTGGTGACCTTTCATCCACTGGCCTTCAACAGCAGAGCGGTCACATTAACCCCGGTAGTGTCGCCTGCATTTTAACTCAGCAGAATCGTTGCTTTACGTCGGAACTGAGTGAGGATCgctgattaaaacacacacgGGTCAGAGATGGTccacttgtgtttacaaaaataacatttctatctaagtaaaagcaaataaaaaggagaaatgAAAGGCTTTAGAATGAATGTGTAGATGCTGCGAGGAGCTACACATGGAACCTAAAGCGGACGGTGGgtattctttttgttttttataaagaaaCACAGCCCTTGTTGTAGTTAAACAAGCAGCAGCGTCTCCAAACCATGATGTTAATTCTACTggagaaagggggaggagtcaatTCATCAAGATCACAAtattaaaagggaaaaatatacatatttccCACACCGCAGTCTAGTGATATCCAGCCCTAGAGAGTAGGTGGAATTGATGTTTTGGAGGTGAAATTAATGTCAGTGACAGTGCATAGATATCACCTTTCCACAGACACAATATTTCAAATACATCTGCAATCCAATGATTTTAATGTGGACTGtttacacttttacattttaaacacagtaaGTTCTGCTAAAAGTGccaataattgttattattcaagTCTGTGGTAACGTTGTTGTATTTATGTACATAACTGTGCActacaaactcattttaaattctCCATTTTACTTTCTCCATAGTGAGATACATGGAAGataaacagtattttaatttagtgCTTTTGGTGAATTGACCCTTTAAGAATACCAGGCCTTGATGCTGATTCTTTAGACACCGGTTCTCACTGAAAGACCAGACTCAGTGAAGTCAGTGAGGAAAACAACCCGGCATATTTCCAGATCGCTGTTGCAGTGACACACTGCTGCAGGTGGAGGTCATGATTACAAAAACTGTGGATCGGTTTGCGTTCTTTGGCCAAAAAGAATAAGTGCACCCCTCGCACCCTGATTAGCTGATGGCTGTTACAGGAATCGGAGGTAGGTCGTGCAACAGCAGAAAATGGGCGGGACCTGCTGTCCATGTGAACTTGACCTTGGGTGTGAACAGGGATTGAATGTGGATGAGATGGGGACGAGCTGGATTAAGAAAGATGCAGTGGAATTCAGTACTGCACGTCCCCACATCCTTTTGTTCTGTGTTACATCAGAGAGCTTGAACCCACCCCACACCCTCCATGCTCTCTCTGTAgtgccatttgtattttctaaactctggtctgtatttatttttcacagctGCGTCTCCTCCCCTGCCTACCAACTGACTCAACAGTAGGAGGAGAATGGAGTTGGGTAGGGGTGAGACGCCGCAGGACGGCCACACTGACAGGGCCGTGTCATGGGAGGAACAggggtgtgggagagtaaggGATCACAcacttttagttttgttttttgggtccCGGGTCGCCGTAGCTGGAGCCTGTTTTCTTCACCTCTGTGACTCCTATGAGGCGTCGGATAGCTATGGAAGCTGAGGCGTGAATAAGGaaagaaatgtcaaatgttaGACACAAATACTGAGACTTGAAAATGTTAATCCAGTATCATccagtgaataataataataataataataataattaagcaATACACACATTTGAGCTTCAtccatagtgaggaccctcatggacataatgcattccttagccctttaccctaaccatcacaacaaagtgcctaacctttaacctaacaCTAACTAACCTACATTCTAACCATAAAGCCAGGTCTTAagccccaaaaagcccttttaaagaagtgaggaccagtcaaaaatgtcctcactccgtaTAGTTTATATGacttttggtcctcacaaagtcaCAAATACAAGAGACGGTTAACACCTGACCTTTATTagacctaaacttaaccagagTCGTGAAGAGGAGCAGCTAATGAGACAGATTCAATAATGTTCCACTAAACAAacgcttgctgctgctgccaccttgtggtgatAAAGTAATGTACCACAAATGAGAAATGAgactatgtatatgtatacacatatatacacagatatatatacatacacacatatacacacacacacatacacacaactatAACTATAAATAAACCTTCGTACTTACCCACGATGAGGAAAATGATGAAGCCAATGATGAGGAGGGGAGAACCGCTGACGGCCACTCCACATGCAAAGTTGATGAGAGGCGAAAGCAGCAGCGtggcccaaaacaggaagttcagCAGTGTCCAGGGTCGGCGAGGTGGGATTATTGTGGGTCCAGGGAACTTGCCCTCCTTGCTGTAGAGTTCCTGTAAAGCATCCTAAAAGGGAGAAGGGTTAAAGAATTGGTTATGTTCTCACAGGAGTATATGCCTTAATGCTTAATTTGACATGAAAAGCTGTAACCTTTAAATTAGCACAGCACAAAGTCATGTGTGACTTATTTGAGGATTTCAGTTCATCTAAATCACTTAattgtttacatatttttcagaaaacacttggtattggaaaaaaaaagtctttcattACTCATTTGGAAAGGCCACATGCCTCAAACTAAATGCTGATCTATTTAATTAGCAATTTGACACAGAAACACCCATTAACATACTGGATGGGGAAGATACACAGATATCAAAATACAGATGGCTTCATGATGAATAAACAAGTGTGTGGTTGGTCTCACTACTTTCAACAGAATTTAACtctatgttgtgttttttttttaccttctccTGGTAGAGCTTGTGCAGCCAGTTGGCACACTGCTCTTCATCATCTGGTATATCCTTCACAGAGAACCGTCTGGATGTGAGGGAGTAAACAATTATATGCTGAGGAACTAAACACACTATCAATGTTGTGCATCATTTGCTATGACAGTTTGAAATGTGCACATAAAGAACAACTGAAAACAGTACAAAAGGTTTGTTTACGTTTAGGGTGCCATTAGTAGGCAATCACCTGAATCACGGGAGAGCACAAACACAAGGACacgcaataaaaaaaaatcagtgaatAATGAACACAGTTGATTGGATGAGCAATTTGTATGGAAACAAGTAACACAGCAGATGGTACCGAATTGAAACAGGACTTATTATGCTATAAAATAAACCTTAATCTTGGCACACAgttatttcctttatttatccaTGATTAGTTGTACATATTAATCTTGAGGAGTATTCTTAAATGATTGGGAAGCACATAACTTTGAACAATTCATACAGACAACCTACAAATTATGGTTTAATGGATGATAATGTGTATATTATCTTTCCAAATCACTCTCATCAAGATGACACAGACACGTTAGCCAATTTCATCTCACCTTCTCAATTAGTAATATGTTAATTGGAGATAAATGTatgttcttgttttaattataaggGTTTTGTTTCATAAATCACACGCTGACATAAGTTCCTAGGGTAGGCAAAATAACCCTTGAGCTTCAGCCTACACATTTTTGGTCTATTTCTTTTGTACAGAATGCTGCTATATAGCCAAattctcaccactctaccaccTTAAACTCACTTCTCTGTAATACAGATCACATCCAAAAGTAACAGACTCTGATCAAATAAGCTATCAGGAGGAGAACGGGCTGgaaattgtgaataaaaatatataataatggaGCAATTGACTCATAAACCCCCCCATCAAAAATCAATGTTGAGAGAAATGGATTTTGCTTACATGTCAGTGACAGGAAGACGACAGAATCACTGAACTAAATTACAATCATCAACTGTTCTTCATTGTTTAATTTGAGTgcaataatttttttaattcagttttgcAGTCCCGACTAAAGACATGCTTTTCTCATACCTTCTAACAGGTCATCCATGTCCATCTCCTGAACCGTTTTCTTTACACAGCAGGAGATCCCTGCCCATTAGAGCTACTGTTCTGACCCATAAAAACGCTGGGAAACTAGCCAATGTTTAGAACAATCACTATCTTGTTCATAAATGCAATTAGGAGGAAGCCACTACCACCTTCCATGGTACAATCCATCATCATAACAATATCTGATGGAGGTTTTCATGGCACTCACCTTACACTCATGTCTGCTTTGTATTTCTTGCCATTAACAATGCCAAGGAGAGTGGGAACTTGGTTGTCTTTGAAATTGAGAGTCACGTCATACACAGCAGATACTGTGAGACAGAAAAGTCTTATTAAGACCATGATGATTAGGAACACGATGCTCTTTGTGTATATTGTGTGTTGCTTTGCCCCACCTGTCCCTTTAAGACACTGCAGGGTTGTGGTAAATCCTTTGGTGCGGGGTAGTAGGTGATACTTGAGCTTGGGCAAGCCTTTACTCTCTGCAACCTGCATGCTGATTTGGTGTTTCTTCTCTGTGAAGCGGGTGCCCTCACAATACAGAAGAAACTGGGGAAGAAAAAGAGCCACGTTAATAAATTTTAAGGTGACCTCCTTTCTCTAAGCTTCTTCTGCTTGTTAAAATGACAGATGGAGACAACTTGGTTGCAACACTAAAATATAGTCATCATCAACTAGCAGTAGCCAGATGCTTGATGTACAGGGTAATTAGATCAACTGCTGGTCAGCCTAATCTCAGTGAGCAAACTAGTTGCAGAAGTGTGAAAACCTGtaacacaaagtgcttcacgCCTTCAACAACCATCTACAACAtctaagaaaagaaaactccAGGCACCTCATTTATAAAGCTGTGCGTAGGTACGCCTAAAAATTTGGTGAACAAAAGTGCTTACACACATAAAAATTTATAAAGCCATGAATGTGCAGGCACGTCCCACACCAGTTTCCCTTTCTAAAACACAATCAACTCACAATTCAGCCCAGCTTTTGCGAGCTTCAGATAACACCcataaaaagtcagattaaTATTCATTGATCAAGAGTGACCACAAAGTCATGGCAGGTATCCACTGATGCCTGCAAGGTTAGTGAATGGTTTGAGGGATTGGACATAGTAAGATTCCTTCTTACAATGTCTTACAATTCCTTCTAATTCCTTTTTATTCCCTCCCCATTTGATTGAATCCGAACGGCTTCAGTTGTGGTAATTAAACTGTTCGTAAATGACAAGACAGTTCTgcacaatgatgatgataaccATAAATCATTCCATTAGAATAGTGCATTACCTAATCACTGTTACAATattcttcacaataaaaaaagctgTTATAACACTGGAATGAAATTAAACTCATAACATGAAAATATCACAAGAAGcacaatataattatttatggGAATTCACTCGTTCTTCCGTTTACCTTATTTTCTCTGAGAATGCGTCTCAAACCACAAAAGTATTCAATAACATTAAATTACagcatttattttgaattttatCTTGCAATAAcatttatgttgtatttattatttattcatgtttgtgtgtaggtACGGGATTCAGAAAATAggtatttgtttgaaaatacgcCTCGTTCGTTGGTCACCCTTCTGCCATCGGATTGGCAGCTTCACCTCTCTCCCGTCTATGTCCGTGAAGGACCGCATGTTTCCCATCAAgttcgttttttgttttttttaaatccaaaactTTGCATTGGTGTGTATGCAAGCTTTATAAATGAGGCCCCAGATCACAAAGTTACCctgacaaaaataaaccacacacCCTCTTGTtgatggatttcaaacacagctgGTGTCTTGCATTGCaaagttcagtttcagtttggaaaaaaaagaaaaactgggtGAAAGGACATTCCTTGTATTTTGTATTCTTCTCCACAATAACTTACTCTGTGGCATTAAATGAACAAAGA
Above is a window of Solea senegalensis isolate Sse05_10M linkage group LG2, IFAPA_SoseM_1, whole genome shotgun sequence DNA encoding:
- the LOC122786263 gene encoding olfactory receptor 142-like, with protein sequence MDNVSFVRVLTLSGFNETSNYRMTLFSFTLLYYCLILFCNICLITIIILDENLHEPMYVLLCSLFINGLYGTTGFYPKFLLDLLSSSAEISYEGCLLQAFIMYSFACCDLSILAVMAYDRYLAICRPLHYRSLMSKRRLAQLVCFSWLTPFCIFSISIILTSTVKLCGSRIQKIFCVNWLIYKLACSDSNTVWNNIVSYVTIIVYVLHGVFIVWTYMHLVKKSVRSKDDRVKFMQTCVPHLISLSTFLVIIVFDLMYSRFGSTDLPQGLQNFIATEFLIIPPLMNPLIYGFKLTKIRNRILYIIHSGRK
- the LOC122786251 gene encoding olfactory receptor 2C3-like, yielding MDNVSFVRVLTLSGFNETSNYRMTLFSFTLLYYCLILFCNICLITIIILDENLHEPMYVLLCSFFINGLYGTTGFYPKFLLDLLSSPAEISYEGCLLQAFIMYSFACCDLSILAVMAYDRYLAICRPLHYRSLMSKRRLALLVCFSWLTPLSVFAINVLLSSRLKLCGSNLHKVFCVNWVIVQLACSDADTVPNSLVSYVIIIVYVLHGVFIVWTYMHLVKKSVRSKDDRVKFMQTCVPHLISLSTFLVIIVFDLMYMRFGSTDLPQGLQNFIAIEFLLIPPLMNPLIYGFKLTKIRNRILYIIHSGRK
- the agpat3 gene encoding 1-acyl-sn-glycerol-3-phosphate acyltransferase gamma — its product is MALLAYLKSLFILQLLMGFVFVVSGLIINFIQLCTCILWPINRQLYRVINCRLSYSLWSQLVMLLEWWSGTECTLYTDQATVDKLGKEHVIVILNHNYEIDFLCGWTMCERYGILGSSKVLAKHELLKVPLIGWTWYFLEIVFCKRKWEEDRNTVFNGLKRLQDYPEFMWFLLYCEGTRFTEKKHQISMQVAESKGLPKLKYHLLPRTKGFTTTLQCLKGTVSAVYDVTLNFKDNQVPTLLGIVNGKKYKADMSVRRFSVKDIPDDEEQCANWLHKLYQEKDALQELYSKEGKFPGPTIIPPRRPWTLLNFLFWATLLLSPLINFACGVAVSGSPLLIIGFIIFLIVASIAIRRLIGVTEVKKTGSSYGDPGPKKQN